GAACCGCGCCGGCGTGAACGCCTGCTGGGTGTGGCACTGGCCGCAGCGCGGCGACAGCGCGCTGGCGTGGACGTCGTCCTGGCGATGGCAGATGACGCACAGGTCGCCCGAGCCGCGGCGGCTCTCGCCGTTGGCGTGGCAGCGCTTGCAGTCGACCCGATCGTGGGCGCCGGTCAGCGAGAACGCGCCGACGTCGTGCAGCGCCGCGACGCTGGTGAACGTCGTCGTCGAGTGGCAGCGGGCGCAGTCGGTGCCGTAGCGGCCCTTGTGCACGGCCGGCTCGGCGTGGCAGCCGCGGCAGTCGGTCGGCGCCGGCTTGAACCGGGTCGAGTCGTGGCAGCTCGCGCACACGACCTGCCGGTGGGCGCCGTCGAGCTTGAACTGCGCGTCGCGATCGTGGCGGAAGGTCAGGCCGCCGTCGACGCGGTGGCACCGCTCGCACGCGCCGAGCTGGCCCTCGTGGATGTCGTCGCCCTTGTGGCAGCCGGCGCCGGCGCAGGTGGTCGCGGTCTGGCTGAAGGCCTTGGTCGGGTGGCACCGCGCGCAGTCGGTGACCGCCGCGTGCTTGCCCTCGAGCTTCCACGTGGTGTCGATCGCGTGATCGAACCCGGTCGGCGCCCAGGTCCCGGCCTCGTGGCAGCGGCTGCAGGTGGTGCCGAGCGTGCCGTGGTGGAGCGAGTCCTCGTGGCACGACACGCCGCACTCGGTCGGCGTGGTCTCGTAGACGTCGTTGGCGTGGCAGCGCTTGCAGTCGACCCGGGCGTGGGCCTTGGTCAGCGGGAACTTCGAGGCGGCGCCGTGGAAGCGCTCGAGCGAGTCGTCGCGCATGCGCTTGGTGCCGGGCGCGGTGTGACAGGTCAGGCACTCGTTGTTGGCGTACTTGCCGCCGTGCGCGGCCTTGTGCTGGTGGCAGCTCATGCAGCCGTTGCTGATCTGGAACTTCTCGAAGTCGGCCGGCTTGCTGCCGCGATGGCAGGTGCGGCAGTCCAGCGTCGCGTGCTTGCCGGTCAGCGCGAACGGCGTCGACGCGGCGTGATCGAACTGCCACGCCTTCTTCCACGCGCGCTGGCTGTGACAGGTCGCGCAGGTCGGCGGATCGCCGAACTGCGCGAACCGCGCGCCGTGGTGGTTGTCGTCGGCGTGGCAGGTCTCGCACTTCGGCGACGGCGCGCGCTTGCCCAGCCGCGCGGTGTGGCAGGCCGCGCACGCGAGCTGGGCGTGATCGCCGGCGAGCGCGTAGCCGGCGTTCTTCTTGTGATCGAACTTGACCACCGCCAGCGACGCCGAGGCCGGCGAGTGGCACAGGTTGCACTTCTTGGTGTCGAACAGCTGGCCGCCGTGCGGGCTGTCGTGGCAGGTCACGCAGTCGCCCTTCCACGCCGGCAGCTTCCACTTGGCCTGCGGGTGGCACTTGCTGCACGCCACGTCGGCGTGGTTGCCCTCGAGCGGCATCGCGGCGTCGCGCGACGAGTCGTGATCGAACTGCTGGTTGCTCTTCTGCGGCGTCCACGCCGACTCGGTGTGGCAGCGATCGCAGCGCAAGAGCGCGGCCCGCAGCGTGCCGTGGGGCTGGTTGTGGTGACAGCCGCCGCAGGTGGGATCGGCGCCGAGGAACGTCCGCAGCCCCTGGCGGTCCTTGGTCTTGTGGCAATCCTCGCACGCGACGGCGGCGTGCTTGGCCTGGAGCTTCCAGCCGGTCTGGCTGTGATCGAAGCCGGCGATGCCGCCGACCGCGCGCCAGCCCATCAGATCGAAGCCGCGGCCGCGGTGCTCCTGGTGGCACAGCTTGCAGTTGCGCCCGGCGGCCTTGGGCGACGCGTGGAAGCCCTTGCCGGCGGCGATGCGGGCCTTGAGGTCGCCGTGGTCGTGGCAGCCCAGGCACTTCTCGGGGGTGATCGAGCGATCGGGCGCGTGGCACGAGGCGCAGCCGTCGGGGTTGTCGAGCGACGCGTGGCTCGACGCGAGCGCGCCCGGCGACGACGTCAGGAAGTCGTCGGCCGCGACCGGGCGCGCGCGCGCGACCAGCACCAGCACCGCGGCCGCCACCACCGTGACCCGCACCCAGCTCACCGCCCGGCCCCGATCCCGATCTCGATGAGCTGCGCGTGATCGATCCGCTGCGCCGACGTGACGTCGGCCCAGCGCTCGGACGCGCCGCTCCAGTCGGTGGCGTAGCGATCGTAGGAGATGCCCGCGAACACCGCGACGTGGGCGGCGACCGTGTAGGCGAGCCGCAGCTCGAGCCAGGCCGCGCCCGCGTCGCTGGTCATGCCGTCGGCCAGGCCCGGGGTCTGGCGGCGTCCGCCCGCGACCGCGAGATCGGCGCGGGCCTCGAGCCGCACCCGCGACCGGGGCGGCACGACCTCGACGCCGAGCCCGGTGAAGACCGCCCACAGCGCCTCGCGCGGCATCCGCCCGGCGTTGGCGACGTCGTCAGCCAGGAACGCGCCGTAGTAGCCGCCGACGCGCAGCTGCGGCACCACCGGGCCGAGGCGATAACCGGCGTGGACCGCGCCCGCGCCCTCGAACATCGTGAACGGGATCGTGCCGGGCGCCAGCGTCGGGCCCGGGTAGTCGATGCCCGGCGACGAGCTGGTGAACCGCGCGCGCGCGTCGGCGCCGAGCCGCACCGCCCCGCGCCCCAGCCGCGGCGTCGCCGCCAGGCCGAGCTCGGCGACGCTGGCGTCGGCGCTGACCGAGTAGTTGGCGAGCCCGCCGGTGGCGTTCGAAGTGAAGCGCTGATCGAGCGAGCGATAGCCGACCGCGGCGGTCGCGTGCAGGGTCCAGGCGCCGGCCGTGACCGCGCGCGCCGGGCCGACGTCGCGCGCCGGGGCGCCAGCCTTCGTCGGCGCCGTGGACGCCGCGGCCGCGCCGGGATCGCCGACCGCCGCCGCCTCGATCCAGCCGACGTGGCCGTGGCCATCGTCGACGTGCAGCCAGCCCGGCGCCGCGCCCGGGATCACGGCCAGGCGGGCGCCGACCGCGACCGGCGCGACCGACGCGGCGCCGCTGGCGGGCTCGGCCCGGACCACGGCGTCGGCGCCGCGGACCTCGACCGAGAGCTGCCGCGACCGCCCGGTCGCCGCGGGCTCGGGCGCCGGGGGCGCGCTCGGCTCGCTCAGCTTGGTGCGTGGGACCCAGCCGACCGACTTGTCGATCTGCACCTTCACCCACCGCCCCTGGATCACCAGCACCTTCACCGTCACACCCGCGGCGTAGGTCGCCACTGCATCCTGGTTCTCACCCGGGTGCTTGCGCAGCGTGACCTCTCCGAGCGTGACCCGGGGATCGGCCTTCTCCTGCGTGTCGGCCCGCGCGACCACGCCGGCGGCCATCACGGCGATCAGGGCTGCGAACGGCGCGCGCATCCGGGGACGCCATTGCATCGATCGCTCCAGATCCATGGAGCTGTGAGGTCAACCACTTGGACGACCGGCCCGATCTGGGCTGGGGCAAATCGGAACGGTCCTGTGCACCCTTTGTACAGTGCCGGGGCCCGTCACCCCACGGATCTCGCGAAGATCGACGGATGCGGCGGTGGTACGCGGGATGCACTTCAGCCGGAGATGCGTGGTGCGCTCCTCTTGCTCGCGGCCAGCCTCGGCTGCAGCGGCATCCTCGACGAGGATGAGGCCAGCTCGAACCCGCTCCTCGACGAGGTGGTCCCGCCGCTGTGCGCCGACCCGGTGGCTGGCGGCGACGGCCACCACCGCCCCGGCGAGGACTGCCTGAGCTGTCACCGCCAGGGCGGCGACGCGACGCCGTACTCGATCGCCGGCACGCTCTACGCCGATGTAGGTGGCACGGCTCCAGCTGTGGGCATCACCGTGCACGTCCTCGACGCGACCGGCGCGGATGTGGCGATGGTGTCGGCCGACAACGGCAACTTCTGGTCGATCGATCCCATCGCCGCGCCCGCGGTCGCGTTCTCGGCGCGCTGCCCCGACGTGATCCCGATGCAGGCCTCGCTGGGCGCCGATCACGTCGGTTGCAACCAGGCCGGCTGTCACACCGCAGGCTTCAGGATCCACCCCTAGCGCGATCTCGCGAACCCACCGACGCTCCATGTCCCTGCGCTGTACCCACGCTCTGTCCGCGACGACGCGCCGGACCCCGGCTATCCTGAGCGCCTGGCGCGACGCAGCTCGGCGGTGCCGCGCTGGAGATCACGTCCTCGACCCGCGCGACGAGCTCTGGCGCCCATGCACCTGACCGTCTTCCTCACGATCGCGCTCGCCGCCGCCGCGCTGCTGGTGCTCGGCGCGCTCTACGACGATCGCCGCGCCCGGCGGCGCCGCTACCACACGGTCGTGGCGCCACGGATCGAGCTGCCGCTCCTGCACTCGATCAACGACGATCGGTGCATCGGCTGCGAGGCGTGCGTCGCGGTGTGCCCGACCAACGTGCTCGACCTGGTGAACCACAAGGTCGTGGTCTCACGCTTCAGCGACTGCGTGCAGTGCGAGCAGTGCGCCAACAAGTGCCCGACGACGGCGCTGGTGATGTACCGCCAGGGTCAGCAGCCGACGACGCTCACCGTGCCGGAGCTCGACGAGCACTTCCAGACCGGCGTGCCCGGCCAGTACCTGATCGGCGAGGTGGCCGGCAAGCCGCTGGTGAAGAACGCCGCCAACCTCGGGCGGGCGGTGGTCGAGCACATCGCGGCGACCTTCGCGGCCGCGGGCGCAGCGGCGGCCGCCGCCGACCACGACGTGGTCATCGTCGGCTCGGGGCCCGCGGGGCTCTCGGCGGGCCTCACCTGCCTGGTGCGCGGCCTGCGCTGCGTCGTGCTCGAGAAGGAGCACATCATCTCGGCCACGGTCGCGCGCTACCCCAAGGGCAAGCACTTCATGGCGGAGCCGTCGATGGCGCCGAACCTGTCGTACCTGCCGGTGTTCGACGCCAGCAAGGAGGCGCTGGTCGCGGCCTGGCAACAGGTGGTCGAGGCGGTGAACCTGCCGATCCGCCGCGGCGAGGCGGTCGAGTCGGTCAAGCGCGGCGACGACGGGATCCTGACGGTCAAGACGACCGTCGCCACCTACCGCGCCCGCGCGGTCATCCTGGCGACCGGGCTGCGCGGCAAGCCCCGCTTGCTCGCGGTCCCCGGCGCCAACCTCGAGAAGGTGCAGTCGCGCCTCGACGACCCCGACGAGTTCGGCGGCCAGCACGTGCTGGTCGTCGGCGGCGGCGACTCGGCGCTCGAGGCCGCGACCTCGCTGGTCGACGCCGGCGCCACCGTGACGCTGTCGTACCGCGG
This genomic window from Myxococcales bacterium contains:
- a CDS encoding SH3 domain-containing protein, with the protein product MRAPFAALIAVMAAGVVARADTQEKADPRVTLGEVTLRKHPGENQDAVATYAAGVTVKVLVIQGRWVKVQIDKSVGWVPRTKLSEPSAPPAPEPAATGRSRQLSVEVRGADAVVRAEPASGAASVAPVAVGARLAVIPGAAPGWLHVDDGHGHVGWIEAAAVGDPGAAAASTAPTKAGAPARDVGPARAVTAGAWTLHATAAVGYRSLDQRFTSNATGGLANYSVSADASVAELGLAATPRLGRGAVRLGADARARFTSSSPGIDYPGPTLAPGTIPFTMFEGAGAVHAGYRLGPVVPQLRVGGYYGAFLADDVANAGRMPREALWAVFTGLGVEVVPPRSRVRLEARADLAVAGGRRQTPGLADGMTSDAGAAWLELRLAYTVAAHVAVFAGISYDRYATDWSGASERWADVTSAQRIDHAQLIEIGIGAGR
- a CDS encoding NAD(P)-binding domain-containing protein, producing MHLTVFLTIALAAAALLVLGALYDDRRARRRRYHTVVAPRIELPLLHSINDDRCIGCEACVAVCPTNVLDLVNHKVVVSRFSDCVQCEQCANKCPTTALVMYRQGQQPTTLTVPELDEHFQTGVPGQYLIGEVAGKPLVKNAANLGRAVVEHIAATFAAAGAAAAAADHDVVIVGSGPAGLSAGLTCLVRGLRCVVLEKEHIISATVARYPKGKHFMAEPSMAPNLSYLPVFDASKEALVAAWQQVVEAVNLPIRRGEAVESVKRGDDGILTVKTTVATYRARAVILATGLRGKPRLLAVPGANLEKVQSRLDDPDEFGGQHVLVVGGGDSALEAATSLVDAGATVTLSYRGDGWSRAKQANQARVAKLSSEGRLSVLLKSNVASFTPDAVTIKLADGSTSTVPNQQAFVLIGADTPVTWLEGLGVRFVERPHLYALGSTEGVVERISPTATQCPRDPAQAIAQILGRPVPRPAKPGRLRTVVGEVVHKVDQVAHDVWHEVGTSVTAAPVLDGARHRRAGSRAELDWTEDSVVAAIDRLGDFAPEPTQAERPRRPRTARAVRDVTMQVPRRTEDSVMAVLHAPGRDRTGSVPRIDRDGTGSVPRMIATRERSASMARAVPSRDRSAPVQRLEPGAVRALPLAPPPAAPAPAAEFDDGPTTVGWTAEQRR